CAGAACGGCGAGGTCGACCTGGCGGCCCTGTTGAACAGTGGCCGCGAACAGTTGGGCATCATCGGCGAGCGCAACTACGGCACCTACCTCGACTCGCTGCTCAAACAGGCACCGGCCGAGGTGCTGACCCAGCACTATGGCAACGATGCCCTGGGCAGCCTGTTGCAGATGCAACGCCTGGGGCGCCTGCGGTTCCTGCTGGGCTATCGCTCGGAAATCCGCTATCAGGCCCAACAGCAAGGGATTGCCGAGGATGAATTGCAGTTCTATCCGATTCTCGGCGCGGAGAAGTATCTGTCGGGTTACATCGGCTGCAACGACACCCCGGGCGGGCGGCAGGCCATCAGCGAAATCAACCAGCTGCTGCGCAAGCTGCCCCACGATCAATTGAGCCAGGCCTACGCCGCCTGGCTCGACCCGGAGAGCCGCAGCGCCTACCTGGAAGAGTCCAGGGCGTACTTCGAGCAACAAGGGCGGCCATGACAAATCGCAGGCAAAAAGAAACCCCGAGAAGTGGGGAGACGACTCGGGGTTAAACGTGGCCTGTACAAAGACCAGTAGCAGCAAGCGACAAACACCGGAGCACAATGCTTGTGTCCTGCTGTTACATGCTCTGACTGACCTTGGGCCAGTAAGGTTCCCGTGAAAAAAAATTCACTTACGCGTGGGTTGGGAGCTTTTCCTGCGCGGCGTTGCGCAAGGCGGCGATCACGCAGGGCTCCAGGCGCCCTTCGGCAATCAGCAGGTCGCGGTGCAGGCCGTCGACCACATCGGTCAGCAGGCGTTTGTCCGTCAGCTGAGACTGGTTGAATTCCCGCTCGACCACGATAGCGCCCGTGGCGCTCTTCAATGTCACCAGGCATTCGCCATGGGCACCCGACGGGGTCAATGTCACCTGATACGGGCTCAGAGCCTCACCGAGCAATAGGCAGATACTTTCCATCTCGATCACCACTCAATAGTCCGAAAACGAAGTGCCAGGGGCGTGTCTACAGTAAATGACCGCCAGCACGAGAAGAAAGTTCGGGATGCAGAGCACGCGTTCGCGTCTCTGGTCTACGGAGGATGCATGGCAAAGATGACAGGGAAAAAACAGCGGGGGGGCGTTGGTCGGGAGGTTAGCTGCACGCCGCCCTCCCTGTAGGAGCGAGCTTGCTCGCGATCGCGGTGTGCAGGCAGCACTGAGTTGACTGATACACCGCTATCGTCGGAACGCCGCCCGGAGCAAGCTCGCTCCTACAGGGGGCCGAAATTACAACGGCTTGCCGCGATTACCGTGTTGGCTGACGAAGCTCTGCACGGCTTTCAGGTCGTTCGGCAGTACGGTGCAACGCTCGTCGCGCTCGAACAGGTCCGCCAGGTGCGCCGGCAGTTCCAGGGCCTTGCCAACGCCGGCCTTTTCCACGGCATCCGGGAATTTGACCGGGTGTGCGGTACCCAGGATCACCATCGGGATCTCCAGACTGCGGCGGCATTCGCGCGCGGCCTTGACGCCGATGGCGGTATGCGGGTCCAGCACTTCGCCGGTCTGGGCGAACACTTCGGCGATGGTTTCGCAGGTTTGCGCGTCATCCACGGCCAGCGAGTCGAACAGCTTGCGCGCTTCGGTCCAGCGCTCCTGCTCGACGGAGAAGCCGCCGCCCTGCTTGAAGCTGTCCATCAGCCCGGCGATGGCCGCGCCGTTGCGACCGTGCAGGTCGAACAGCAGGCGCTCGAAGTTCGACGAAACCATGATGTCCATCGACGGCGACAGCGTGGCGTGCAGGGTTTCCTTGACGTACTGGTTGCCGCTCATGAAGCGGTGCAGGATGTCGTTGCGGTTGGTGGCGACGATCAACTGGTTGATCGGCAGGCCCATGTTGCGTGCCAGGTAACCGGCGAAGATGTCGCCGAAGTTGCCGGTCGGCACCGAGAACGACACCGAACGCGCCGGGCCGCCCAACTGCAGGGAGGCGTGGAAGTAGTAGACGATCTGGGCCATGATCCGCGCCCAGTTGATCGAGTTCACCGCCACCAGGCGAGTGCCCTTGAGGAAACCCTGGTCGGCGAAGCTCGCCTTGACCATTTCCTGGCAGTCGTCGAAGTTGCCTTCGATGGCGATGTTGTGGATGTTCTCGCCGAAGATCGTGGTCATCTGCCGACGCTGCACTGCCGATACACGGTTGTGCGGGTGCAGGATGAAGATGTCGACGTTTTCGCAGTGCTTGCAGCCTTCAATGGCAGCCGAACCGGTGTCGCCGGAGGTGGCACCGACGATCACCACGCGCTCACCACGCTTTGCCAGCACATAGTCGAGCAGGCGGCCGAGCAGTTGCAGGGCGAAGTCCTTGAACGCCAGGGTCGGGCCGTGGAACAGCTCCAGCACCCACTCGTTGCCGTTCAACTGGCGCAGCGGCGCCACGGCGTTGTGGGCGAAGACGCCATAGGTTTCTTCGAGGATTTTCTTGAAATCGGCATCCGGGATGCTGCCGGTGACGAACGGGCGCATCACCCGGAAGGCCAGCTCGTGATACGGCAGGCCGGCCCAGGAAGCGATTTCTTCCTGGGTGAAACGTGGCAGGTTTTCCGGGACGTACAGACCGCCGTCGGTGGCCAGGCCAGCCAGCAGGACGTCTTCGAAATTCAGGGCCGGTGCCTGGCCGCGGGTACTGATGTAACGCATGACTGACTCCAATGGACAGTGTTCGCAAAGCCGGGCCCGCAAGCAGGCCCGGTCAATGGCTTAGTTCAGGTGCTCGACGCGGATCCGCACCACCGGCCCGACCACGCCCGCCAGGGCTTCGAGGGCGGCGATGGCATCGTTGATGTGCTGTTCGAGCACACGGTGGGTCAGCAGGATCATCGGCACCAGGCCGTCATGCTCTTCGACTTCTTTCTGCATGATCGACTCGATGTTGATGCCGCGCTCCGACAGGATGCTCGCCACCTGGGCCAGTACGCCCGGATGGTCCTTGGCCTGGATGCGCAGGTAGTAGGCGCTTTCGCAGGCTTCGATCGGCAGGATCGGATGGGCCGACAGCGAATCCGGCTGGAACGCCAGGTGCGGCACGCGGTTTTCCGGGTCGGAGGTCATGGCGCGAACCACGTCCACCAGGTCGGCGATCACCGACGAAGCGGTCGGCTCCATGCCGGCGCCAGCGCCGTAGAATAGGGTCGAGCCAGCAGCGTCGCCGTTGACCATTACCGCGTTCATCACGCCATTGACGTTGGCGATCAGGCGATCGGCCGGAATCAGCGTCGGGTGCACGCGCAACTCGATGCCGGCAGCGGTGCTGCGCGCCACGCCCAGGTGCTTGATGCGATAGCCCAGCGCTTCGGCGTAGTTCACGTCGGCGGTGGTCAGCTTGGTGATACCTTCGGTGTACGCCTTGTCGAACTGCAGCGGGATACCGAACGCGATGGACGCCAGGATCGTCAGCTTGTGCGCCGCGTCGATGCCTTCGACGTCGAACGTCGGGTCGGCTTCGGCGTAACCCAGTGCCTGGGCCTCGACCAGCACGTCTTCGAAGGTGCGACCCTTCTCGCGCATTTCCGTCAGGATGAAGTTGCCGGTGCCGTTGATGATGCCCGCCACCCAGTTGATGCGGTTGGCGGACAGGCCTTCGCGGATCGCCTTGATCACCGGAATGCCACCGGCCACGGCGGCTTCGAACGCAACGATCACGCCCTTCTCACGCGCCTTGGCGAAAATTTCATTACCGTGAACGGCGATAAGCGCCTTGTTCGCGGTGACCACATGCTTGCCATTCTCGATGGCCTTGAGTACCAGCTCGCGGGCAACGGTATAGCCGCCCATCAGCTCTATGACGATGTCGATCTCAGGGTTCGTGGCCACTTCGAAGACATCGGTGGTAATCGCAATACCGGTCGTTTGGAACTGAGGCTTTGGCGTGCGAATGGCAATTTGCGCCACTTCGATCCCACGCCCGGCACGACGAGCAATTTCCTCGGCGTTGCGCTGAAGTACGTTGAAGGTTCCGCCACCGACGGTCCCTAACCCACAGATGCCTACTTTGACCGGTTTCACTGTGAACTCCCCATAAAACGACCGACACGAGGCCGGCCGTGAAAACAGCCGCAGGTTCGCGGCTCTCTATTGATGGCCCGGCAATGCTGCCGCCGGACCATGATCGCCGGGGACAGGCCCCGACGATGCGAAATTACTTCGCGCCCAACGCCAGTTTGGCGACTTGTGGCGCAGGCTGGTAGCCCGGAATCACCTGACCGTCGGCCAAAACGATGGCCGGCGTGCCGTTCACGCCAATCGACTGGCCCAGGGCGAACTGTTTGGAAACCGGGTTATCGCACTTGGCGGCCTTGATTTCCTTGCCATCGACCATCTTGTCCATGGCCGCTTTCTTGTCTTTGGAGCACCACACCGCCTGCAACTGCTCGTCACCCGGCGAACCCAGGCCCTGGCGCGGGAACGCCACGTAGCGCACTTCGATGCCGCGCTTGTTCAGCTCGGGCACTTCGGCGTGCAGCTTGTGGCAGTACGGGCAGGTGGTGTCGGTGAACACGGTGATGTGCGACTTGGTTTCGCCGACAGCCGGGTAGACCACTGTCTCAGCGACCGGAATGTCGTTGATCAGCTTGGAAATGCCCAGGCGCTCGGTTTTCTCGGTCAGGTTGACCGGCTTGCCGTCCTTGAGCTGGAACATGTAGCCCTGCACCACGTACTGGCCGTCGGCGCTGGCGTAGAGCACGCGGCTGCCCTTGAGCTTGACTTCGTACAGGCCCGGCAACGGGCTGGCGGAGATGCTTTCTACCGGTACTTCGAGCTGGAGGTTTTCCAGGCTTTTACGAATGGCTTTGTCTGCCGCATCGTCGGCGACGGCAAAGGTACTGACCAACGCAATGGCTGCGGCGGCGAAAATCTGGGTCAGACGCATGAGAACTCCTGAAGGCGGACAGATGGAACGATCAGAACGCCCGTGCCGGAACACCGGGTCTCAACCTTCCATCGTGCAAACCGGCAAAGCCTACCACAGTAAGGCGCGTGGGGCCGAATGCCGGTGATGCAAGGCATTGCTCAGCGATCGTTTGCCGTGAGGAACCGCTTGTCTGTGGGAGCGAGCCTGCTCGCGATAGCGGAGTGTCAGTCAACATCGTTTTTGACCGATGTACCGCTATCGCGAGCAGGCTCGCTCCCACAGTGAGGGGTGGAACATCTTCACCCGCGCGGATGGTGTTTGGCATGCAGGTCCTGCAACCGCGCCCGCGCCACGTGGGTGTAGATCTGGGTGGTCGAGAGGTCGCTGTGGCCCAGCAGCATCTGCACCACCCGCAGGTCGGCGCCGTGGTTGAGCAAATGCGTGGCGAAGGCGTGACGCAGGGTGTGCGGCGACAGCGACTTGCCGATCCCGGCGACCTTGGCCTGGTGCTTGATGCGGTGCCAGAAGGTCTGGCGGGTCATCTGCTCGCCGCGCTGGCTGGGGAACAGCACATCGCTGGGGCGACCACCGAGCAGCTCGGCACGGCCATCACGCAGGTAGCGCTCGACCCAGGCGATCGCCTCCTCGCCCATGGGCACCAGCCGCTCCTTGCTGCCCTTGCCCAT
This DNA window, taken from Pseudomonas sp. MYb118, encodes the following:
- a CDS encoding DUF3509 domain-containing protein, with the translated sequence MESICLLLGEALSPYQVTLTPSGAHGECLVTLKSATGAIVVEREFNQSQLTDKRLLTDVVDGLHRDLLIAEGRLEPCVIAALRNAAQEKLPTHA
- the dsbC gene encoding bifunctional protein-disulfide isomerase/oxidoreductase DsbC: MRLTQIFAAAAIALVSTFAVADDAADKAIRKSLENLQLEVPVESISASPLPGLYEVKLKGSRVLYASADGQYVVQGYMFQLKDGKPVNLTEKTERLGISKLINDIPVAETVVYPAVGETKSHITVFTDTTCPYCHKLHAEVPELNKRGIEVRYVAFPRQGLGSPGDEQLQAVWCSKDKKAAMDKMVDGKEIKAAKCDNPVSKQFALGQSIGVNGTPAIVLADGQVIPGYQPAPQVAKLALGAK
- the thrC gene encoding threonine synthase, which gives rise to MRYISTRGQAPALNFEDVLLAGLATDGGLYVPENLPRFTQEEIASWAGLPYHELAFRVMRPFVTGSIPDADFKKILEETYGVFAHNAVAPLRQLNGNEWVLELFHGPTLAFKDFALQLLGRLLDYVLAKRGERVVIVGATSGDTGSAAIEGCKHCENVDIFILHPHNRVSAVQRRQMTTIFGENIHNIAIEGNFDDCQEMVKASFADQGFLKGTRLVAVNSINWARIMAQIVYYFHASLQLGGPARSVSFSVPTGNFGDIFAGYLARNMGLPINQLIVATNRNDILHRFMSGNQYVKETLHATLSPSMDIMVSSNFERLLFDLHGRNGAAIAGLMDSFKQGGGFSVEQERWTEARKLFDSLAVDDAQTCETIAEVFAQTGEVLDPHTAIGVKAARECRRSLEIPMVILGTAHPVKFPDAVEKAGVGKALELPAHLADLFERDERCTVLPNDLKAVQSFVSQHGNRGKPL
- a CDS encoding homoserine dehydrogenase, with amino-acid sequence MKPVKVGICGLGTVGGGTFNVLQRNAEEIARRAGRGIEVAQIAIRTPKPQFQTTGIAITTDVFEVATNPEIDIVIELMGGYTVARELVLKAIENGKHVVTANKALIAVHGNEIFAKAREKGVIVAFEAAVAGGIPVIKAIREGLSANRINWVAGIINGTGNFILTEMREKGRTFEDVLVEAQALGYAEADPTFDVEGIDAAHKLTILASIAFGIPLQFDKAYTEGITKLTTADVNYAEALGYRIKHLGVARSTAAGIELRVHPTLIPADRLIANVNGVMNAVMVNGDAAGSTLFYGAGAGMEPTASSVIADLVDVVRAMTSDPENRVPHLAFQPDSLSAHPILPIEACESAYYLRIQAKDHPGVLAQVASILSERGINIESIMQKEVEEHDGLVPMILLTHRVLEQHINDAIAALEALAGVVGPVVRIRVEHLN